AAGAAAAGCGTTGAGAACCTCGAGACCGTAAACGGTTGCCTCCTTCCTCTTATCGGGCCTCGTCCATATCGCCATAACCCTCGAACTAACCCAGCCGTTGAAGAATTTCCCGTAGTTGTCCTCGAGGACGCGAGTTTTTCCGGCTTTCCTCTCGTCGTAGATGAAGGTCGGCAAATCCGAGTGCGCATCGAAAATCATGGGCTCACCCAAGGGACATGGTCTCGATGTCCCTTAAGGTTTCCGCCCTGACTTCCGGAAGGGGTATTGTTTCAGCGACTTTTCTTGCCTTCTCGTATTCCTCCCTTTCAGCTAATGCCATTGCTATCCCCCTGAGTGCACTGCTCTTTCTTCCGGGGTCGTCAATCATCTCTGCGAAGGTCAGCGCTTCCCTCAGGCTTCCGAGCTGGGTCAGAAGCATCGCTACTCTCTGGGCGCTTGCCGGTGAGAGCTCGACGTTTCCTGCCTCTCTGAGGGTATTCTCTACGACATCGACGTACGTCGGCTCATTTACTCTCTTCATCCAGAGGGCCGCTTCAAGTTCTCCGATTAGCCTAGATGCTCCCTTGAACTTCTTCCTTATTAGGGCCAGAGCGTAGCGGTAGCGTCCCTCCAGCAGGGCACGCCTTACTTCAGGTAACCCCGTTTCGCTCATTATCTCCGCCAGCTGGAGTTTTTTCTCGGTAACTCCTGCCCGCTGGTTTACGTGGAGCTTGTCGAAGATGTCAAAGGCCGTCCTGTAGAAACCAACGGCGCTCTTCGCGAAAAGTTCATCCCCAGCTTTTTCCATGAGCTCCGCTATCTTGAGAAGTCCATCGACTTTAGCCCTGTATTCGACCTCTGCCCTTGCTATAACGTCGAAGGCAACGTCAAAGAGCCCTATCGCCGTTTTAGCGTCCCCAGTTGTGGCAACGTAGTAGGCTATCGTCGCTATGGCAGTCCCCCTCAGGAGGGGGTTTTCTATTTTCCCGGCTTCATCAATTGCCGTGTTGAAGGTTTCCGATGCTTCCTTGTAGTAGCCGAGGGCGTGGAAGGCGAAGGCGACCATTCCGTAGCCTATGGCCCTTACGTACGGGTTCTTTGAGTGCTCCGCTATATACTCGGCATCCTCGAGTATTCCGGGAATCCAGCCCTCAGGCCCGCCTCTGCGCCTTATAGTTAGGGCAACGTCAACGAGGGCCTCAATCTGGTCAACTTCATCTTCCAGTTCCCAAACCCTTTCCAGGGCATCCTCAAACTGGCCCCTTTCTGCGAGAGCCCTAATCTCTTCTAGGTCGGCCATAGCAACCTTTAGTTAGTTTCCAAACCCTTATAAACCTTCTCAGGTTTTTTCCAATCATGCCGATGCTAACCTTGGCTCTTTACAACACCTACGACGTTAGAAAACTCCACGAGGCCCACATCAGGGCCATAGCCCGCTCCGCGCCCATAGCATATGCCTACGGTTTTCACCTCGCCCTCGTGGGGTTTCCGCTTGAGGGAAAGCCTAGTGAGGTTGCCGAGGAGGTGAGTGAGTCAACGACGATAGGTGAGGGCGGGAGATACCTTCTCGAGCTCGCCAGAACGAACCGCTTCCACCTCCTCGATTTCCCTGGAAAGGGTTTCCCTCCTCAGTTCGGAACCCCCGTTGCAACGACGAGAAGGCCTTTCCCTGAAAAGGAAATAACACCCCTCAAACTGGCTGAGAGGGCTCTCAGGGGCGAGCGTTTTCTCCTCCTCATCGGGCTCGGAAGACACGGTCTTCCGAAGGAAACCTTTAAGTTGGCGCGCTATCATATGGACGTCACGGGGAAGAGGGTCAGTCTTGAGACATGCACGGCTATAGGTGCGATAGCGGTTAAAATCGCAACGTATATGGAGGCCTTGGCATGGAGGAGTGGAAGAAGGAGGTAGCTTGGTTTTTGGTGGCTATTGTGGTGGTATTCGGAATCCAGGCCGGCCTTAGAGTGGCCCTTCACACGGATTCGCCTCTGGTTATAGTTGTCAGCGGGTCTATGGAGCCGGTCTTTTACCGCGGGGATGTGGTGCTTCTCAAGGGGGTTACAAACCCGAATCAGGTTAAAGTTGGTGACGTCGTGGTTTACAAGCGTCCCGGTTATGAGTATCCGATAATTCATCGCGTTCGCTACATCTACACCGTTAAGATAGATGGAAAGCCCGAAACGTGCTTCGTAACCTGGGGGGACAACAACCCGGTTCCCGACCCGCCGTATCCGACCCCTGATGGTCTGCTTGAGGTCCGTCTCCCCGATGGTTACATCTCTGGCTGTGTTCCTGCCTATGCTGTGGAGGCTAAAGCCGAACTCGTGTTTCCCAAAATAGGTCTCATCCCCCTCTGGGTGAGGGAGGCCCTTAGCCTGGGATGATGTGAGGGTAGGTGGCTGAGTCGTGATGAGCTAATCGGCCCCTGACCGTTTTACCGTTTTCTTTTTAACTCTGTTTATGAGTCTGAAGATGTTTTAACTTTTACATGCTAATCAATCCGGTGGTTCCATGGACGCGAGAAGCTTTCACAGGGACAACCTTTCGGGCAACGGTAAAATCGAGGTCATCACGAAGGTCCTCTTCACCAGGGAAAACCCTTGGCTTACACGCCCGGAGTGGCCGGGGTTTCTAGAGAGATAGCCAAAAACTGGATAAGGCCTTTGAATACACCAACAGGGGCAACACCGTTGC
The window above is part of the Thermococcus sp. genome. Proteins encoded here:
- a CDS encoding DUF531 domain-containing protein; translation: MLTLALYNTYDVRKLHEAHIRAIARSAPIAYAYGFHLALVGFPLEGKPSEVAEEVSESTTIGEGGRYLLELARTNRFHLLDFPGKGFPPQFGTPVATTRRPFPEKEITPLKLAERALRGERFLLLIGLGRHGLPKETFKLARYHMDVTGKRVSLETCTAIGAIAVKIATYMEALAWRSGRRR
- a CDS encoding signal peptidase I — its product is MEEWKKEVAWFLVAIVVVFGIQAGLRVALHTDSPLVIVVSGSMEPVFYRGDVVLLKGVTNPNQVKVGDVVVYKRPGYEYPIIHRVRYIYTVKIDGKPETCFVTWGDNNPVPDPPYPTPDGLLEVRLPDGYISGCVPAYAVEAKAELVFPKIGLIPLWVREALSLG